A window of Aromatoleum bremense genomic DNA:
GTGACCGACGATTCCGACAACGTGACCGGTGATTCCGACGGCGGCCCAAATCGGTCACGATCAAATCGGAATCGCCGGTCACGACCTCGGAATCACCGGTCACACCCTTCTCGGAATGGGCGGTCACGATGGGTCGGAATACGCACGCCATCACCGGCCGCGATGAGAAAGCACTGGAACGCGCACGGGCGGAATTGGGCGGCAGCGTATTGGCGATTCGCTCGGACGCGGGGGACATCGGTGCGCAGTGCGAATTGGCGCGGGTACTTGCACAGCAGTGGCCGCGACTGGACGTGCTGTACGCCAACGCAGGCGATGTCACCCACCGGCCGCTGTCGGACTGGGACGAGACGGCCTGGGATTGGCTCATGGCGATCAACCTCAAAGGCCCGTTCTTCCTGATCCAATCGCTGTTGCCGCTGCTGGCCGATCCGGCATCGGTGATCCTGTGCGGATCGACCAGCGCCCATATCGGCCTGCCACAAAGCAGTGCCTACGCCGCCAGCAAGGCTGGCCTGCTGTCGCTGGCGCGCACGCTGTCGGCCGAACTGGCCGTGCGCGGCATCCGGGTCAATGGCTTGAGTCCAGGCCCGACCGAAACCCCGGCCCTTGGCAAGCTCGGGCTGTCCCCCGAGCAGCAGAGCGCCATGCAGGATGAAATCCGCAAGCTGGTGCCCATCGGCCGTATGGGAACGCCGTGGGAACTGGCGAAGGCGGCCGTCTTCCTCGCCTCGGACGAATCGCGCTTCGTCGTCGGAACGGAATTGCTGGTCGATGGCGGCGTGGCCAGTCTGTAGCTCGCCAGCCTGTGGCGCGATGCGCGACTACGGCGTGTCGCGTTCCTTCAATACGGCCTCAAGCTCCTGGCGCACCTGCGCCAGGAGCTGATCGGTCTTGCGCGTGCTGTCGCCAGCATAGGCCAGCGTCAGCAGCGTGAGCGGATGCACTTCCATCACCTCGCACAGTTCGTCCAGCTTGCTGATGGTCGGGCTTTTCAGGTCGCGCTCCAGCGTACTCATGTAGGTGCGGCTCGACACGTCGGAGAACGCTTCCTGGCTCAAGCCACGCGCTTTCCTGACCGTCTTCAATGCCCTCGCCAACCAGGGCGCATTGTGACTATTTCACTCTTACCTAAGACCTGTCCGGTCTGAAACCGCACTCTTGCGCCGAAGCGGAATCACTCTGCTGCAAACAGTTATGGTCTTTGGCGCGGACTGCGGCACGGTGTCCGATGCTGCCCGTCAATTCCTAGCGGCGCAGCCGTCGCATTCAGACGATTTTCGCAATGCACCGGAGCCAGTCGGTCTTGACAGCAACCGCTACAGCCTAACCCGATAACGATGACGCTTTGATGTTGAACCGGTAGCCCCGCATCACGAAAACCCAGCGCCTGCTGCTGATCGGCCGCCTGCAACGCTTGCAGCGCCTGGGTCTGGCCGACGAGATGCAGCTCGGCACCTGGGCCGTCCATGCGGACGCGGAGAAGACCTTGCGCGCCCTGGGCGAGCGCGGCGACATTCTCCGCGCGACGCAGCGGGCCATGCGCGGCGAGCCGCGCGAGCTGGGCGCTCCTGCCCGCTTGGTGGCACAGGATGGTGGCGCTCGCTCGCACCAGTGCGTGGTTGCACTCTCGCAGCAGGGGGACGAGTGGGTTCAGCGGCATAAGGGTTGATCCGGGTGAAGTCGAGCCTAAGGGCGATGCGAAAGAGCACTGTGCTCATCCTCTCGAAGCTGATCCGGCCACGCGCTTGGCGCTTGGTGACCTGGAAGGACCCATTCAGGGCTTCCAGGAGGCCGTCAGCCTGGTGGGGCTGTGTCCAGGCGACGATGCCCTCGAAGTAGTTTCGGATCAGCCAGGCGACGTCCCTCATCGGCTTGAGACCCCTACGACCGTTGCCACTGGCCACGAGTCCCCCAATTCTTCGCAGTTCCATTACCATTGAAAAGATCGTTCGTATGAACTATATTTTTATCGGAACAGCCGGAGGATGTATGCCAAATCATGCCGAGACAACCAGCGGCCACGAGGCCCGCAGTGCCAGGACCCGATCACAGTTGATCGAAGCGACGATTGATGTTGTCGCTGCCGTTGGCTACGAGGGGGCAACCACACGCGCCTTGTCCCAGGCGGCTAAAACCAAGCTGTCGGCCATTCCCTACCATTTCGGCAGCAAGAAGGAACTCTATCTGGCAGCAGCGGACATGATCGCCGAATATGCGGCCGATCGCTTCGGTGAGGCTGCGGCCCTGCTCGACGATACATCGGACGTTGAGCTTTCCGTTCGCTTCGAGCATGCGCTGATCCAACTGCTCCACACCATGCTGGAGGATGCCGAGCCGCATGCCTGGACGGCATTCGTGGCCCGTTGCGCTTACGACAACGACGACGCCTTCGCCCTGATTCATGAACGCGCGATCACTCCTCTGCAGGAACGTCTAGTACATGCCGCCAGCCAATTTAGCGGTCGATCCTCCAATGACGAGGGGCTGCGGCTGCGCGTCATCGCAATTCTGACGGCAATTTTCAGTTTCAGGTTTCTGCGGGGCGTGATGCTCCGTGGTATGGACTGGAAAAGCATGCGGAACCAAGCCACCAAGCAAATCACGGACATGATCCACGATCTCTGCCGAAGCGGCTTTCTTGCTGTTTGGCCGGCCGGTGACGGCACGGACCGAAAAACAGGCCCCGCCTGATTCCATTGATCTCTCTCCAATTGAAAGGAAATGCACCATGACTCTCCAATCCTACATACACCAGACCATCGCATGGGCGAAGCACCGTCTCGATGAGACTGATGCCATTCTTTCCCAGGTCGAGAAATCGACCGCCGATATCAAGGAAGATGCCCGCAAGCAAGCCGATGCAGCTCGCGCACGCCTCGCGGCGTCCCGCGCGAAACTACAGCAGTACTACGATGATTTGCGCGCCCAGGCGGACACCGCGAAGCAGGAAGCGGGCGAAATTCAGGATAAGCTCGAAGCCGAATGGATTGAAGTCGAGTCCGCCCTCCAGCAGTTTGTGACCACGACCGGCGACCAAGTGAAAACCGTGCGTAGCATTGTCGTCGTCCGTGCGCACGCACAGCGGCAAGCGTGGCAAAACTCGCTAAAGGATTTGCGTGACCAGGCGGCTGATGCCGTTGAGAAGGCCCGCGGCGAACTCGATACCGCGTTCGATCACCTTTCTACCGAGACCGAGAAGTTCCAGGAGCGTATCGGTGAGGTCAAGGACGCCGGCGATGAATCCTGGCGTGCCGTCAAGCAGGGGTTCGCCGATGCCAAGGCTGCTCACGCCGTCACGGTCCAGAAAATCAAGGATGCCTTTTCCAAGGTTATCTGAACCTAGACGCCACGTTGCTTTTGTTTTGGCTCATCAGGAGAAATCACCGTGAAACTTCGCTTTTCCACGATCGCCTTGGCGCTGCTTGCCCAAGCAGCGTTGTTGTCGGCTCATCCCGCCCTGGCGCAAAATGTAGGAGCACAGGCCGATTCAGCCGCCACACAGAAGGAGCCCTCAAGGGTTCACCAAGCACTGGCGTGGTCGCAGGATCGGCTGGCCCAGCTTGATGCCAACATTACCGCTTTGGAAAAAGATGCCAGCAGGCTCCGGGGCGAGGCACGCACCAAGGCCGATGCGGCGTTGGCGGATCTGCGCAAGCAGCGGGATGCCTATCGCCGCCGGGCTCAAGATGCTGCAGCCAACGCACAGAGCTGGAGCGATGCCCAGATTGCCGAAGCACGTCAGGGGCTCGACAATGATTGGGCCGCCTTTCAGGCCGCCCGAGACAAATATCTTGAACAAAGCAAGGCCAGCATCGCTACGCGCCGCGCCGTATTGGAGGCGGAACTTGAGGCGCAGCAGAAAGCGCTTGCGGGACTGCGAGCCGACGCGGCCAAGCTTGAGGCGGATCAGCGCACAGCCATTGAAGCGCGTATTGCTGCACTGAATGCAGATGTGGAGGAGACCAAGGCCCGGGTCTCAAAAGCCTCGGCCGAGGTATGGGAGACCACGAAAAAGAGCTATGGGGAAGCCCAGCGGCTCTTTTCCGAGACATATGCGTCCATCCGTCAGTCTATTGACGAAGCTTCGAAGTAAATTTCCTTACGCCGAAGACGTGGAGAGCCCCTAAATATTCCCGTCTCTGGCTCACGCCTCCGGTGAGGGGCGGGACGCATGGAACTTCGTCACTTGCGCTGTTTTCTGGCCGTGGCTGCGGCCAGTCCGAAACGCCACCGAAGGCCAACACCTCGGAAGCGAATATTCCAACGGTGGAAGAACTGGCTGTTCGCCGGCAGCCTGCGGGTGGAGGCGATGCGACACTGACCACAATTTTTCGCCTGGGTCAGCGAGACGTGGCTGTGTCTCGATTTGAGCTGTTGATCCCCGCTTATTCAGACTTGATTGAGAGATAAGGGTTGTTGGGCGGAATCTCGGCGAGCAACTGGGATGCATCTTCCAGCAGATAGCCATGCAGTCGGCGGGATTTTCTAGGACCAGTGACATCGCAAGTCCAGATGTTCAGGCCATTGGGATGTTTGCGATGAAGTTGTAGCCGCTCGAAGCGCTTTTGTACCCACTGCCAATCCTGCTGGTTGTCCTGTTTGGCAAGCGTTCCGACCCCCGGGTATTCTTGTGCATAGCGTTGGAACACGCCTGGGCTGACTAGATAGGCTGTGTCGCTCACCGTATGCACAAGCGCTTTCGCGTCATTGATGATGAGTCGGCGTGAGGTCACTCCCTGTTTCAGCCACGCCATGAAATGTTCGCCCGACGGGTGTGCTGCCTTCGAGGATGGTTCGGTGCGTACCGGATGTGCCGCGCCCGCGGCAGCCGTTGCTTCCTGTCGGGTGCCGGACGTGTCGCTCATGCCCACCGTGGCCAACATGTCCTCCATAACGTCAGGTACGGGCTGGGCTACGGGCGGCGAAGTGGGGGCGATGCTGCTGTCTTCCCAAGGCGAGATTTCCGCGCCGCTCGGGGCCGACTTCGCCACTGCCGAAGGTGGGATGGCTGGCGCACCGGCCTCGTTTTCCGCGGGTGTCGTATCGATCGCCACCGTGCCGGCAAAAGGCGACGGCCGCTTGCCAGCTTCCCAGATTAGCGCGGGCGCGAGACGCAACAGGGTGAACGAGTGGGACCAGCCATTGGAACTGGTCACGGTCGCCCGCCAAACCGCCTTGTCGTCCGGTGTAGGCTGCAACATGCCGTGATCCTGTAGCACGTTGAACACTGCGGTGTTGTTCGCAGGGATGCCATCGATGCCCTGGGCAAGCAGGTGAGCACGCAGCTTGTCGGAGACCGTCTTGCTCACCAGCCACAGCGCTTCCTCGGTGAGCCAGCCATCGGAGGCCTCGGGCTGATTCAGCTTCAACTCTTCCTTGAGCAGATAACGCAACCCGTCCAGCAGCTTGCGTTGCAGTGCGTGCTTGGGCGCTGCCATGGCGCGGGCCGGATCGCCGCCCAGTTCCTGAGCCACCGACGCCCGGTCTGCTTGCACGACGAGCTCTCCCAGGACACCGGCATGTTCGTACTGACCGGCCAGCACATAGAGCAGCGGTGCCCAGAGAGCCGGATAGTCGCTGAGCCAGTCCAGGACGTGGCGGTCGAGCAGTTGGCGATAGAGCAAGCCTGTTGCGGCGCTGTGCAGGCGGTACTCGCGGTCATCACGGTAGCGGAATCGGTACGCCTGGTGCAGCGGGCCATGCCACGGATGCCAAGTACTGCCGTCGGCCAGTTCGACGTGTAGATCGACGGCGATCTTGCCGATGTCATGCAGCAGCGCGGCATAGGCGACTGCAGCGGTCCAGGCCTCGGCTTGCGCCGCCTGGTCTTCGGGGCTGGCACCGATGGGCAGCAGATGGGACTGCCGCAGTTTCAGGCTGTAGGCGACGATCTCCAGGCCGTGGTCCAGCATGCCGCCCGGGTAGGCATGGTGATGCGCCTCGGAGGCCGGGAAGGCCTGGACCAGTTCGGCGTAGCGTTCCAGGGGCGTGCGGTACAGGGTGGCGAATTGCCTGCGTGAGAGCGAGGTGCGCTGCCAGATGTGCTCCAGCAGCTTCTGCCGGCGTGGGGTGGCCAGCAGCGATGCGGCCGACTCAGGACGCAGGAGCCCTTTCGGGATGGCGGTGACGGGTGGTGGCGTCGGTGCGGCAGCGACCGGGGGCCGTTTTCGCTGGAACAGGGAGAGCATGTGAGGTGTCCTAATGACGGGCCGACTGGGAGGCCTTTTGGCCTTTTCGAGGTAGGGCCTTTCCCCTTGCACCCCATTCCCTTGCCATTTCGGCCCTTTGGCCTTTAACCGTTTCGGTATAGCTGCGCATTCCGACGATCGTGACCGCTCATACCGACGAACGTGACCGGTGCTCTGTGCGCGCCAGCGTGGTGTTCAGAGTTTAACCGCGTCGGTCACGATCACGGTCATTTCGGGGCATGGCATAGGCTTATCCACAGGCGGCCGCCAGCGCGCCTCACACGCTGGCGGGCGGCCGGCTGTGGGTAAGCCGTACAGCACGCGCGGCCTCATGCCGTGGCCTTCTTTCGCATCGATTCGCCCTTCAGGGCGAGCTTGTGCGCGGCATGCACGATGCGATCGAGGATCGCGTCGGCGAAGGTCGGGTCGCCGAGGTAGGCGTGCCAGTGCTCGATCGGCAGCTGGCTGGTGATCACCGTCGAGCGGCTGCCGACCCGGTCGTCGAGGAGCTCGAGCAGATCGCTGCGCTCGGCCGCCGAAGGCGCCGCCAGGCCCCAGTCGTCGATCACGATCAGGTCGAGCCGGGCCAACTGCATGAGCCGTCGGCTGAAGCTGCCGTCGGCGTGGGCGAGGCGCAGCTCCTCGAACAGGCGCGGCAGGCGCACGTAGTAGGCCGACAGCCCCTGGCGGCAGGCGGCGTTGGCGAGTGCGCAGGCGAGCCAGGTCTTGCCGCTGCCGGTGGGGCCGGTGATCAGGCAGTTCTGCGCCTGGCGGATCCAGTGGCAGGTGCCCAGCGCGGCGAACTGGCTGCGCTCGAGCCCTCGCCCGGCGCGGTAGTCGACATCCTCCAGGCAGGCGCCGCCGACCTTGATACGGGCGGCCTTGAGCAGGCGCTCGATGCGCTTGCTGTCGCGCAGCAGCAGCTCGCGGTCGATGAGCTGGGCAAGGCGCTCGTCGAAGGTGAGCGCCTCGATGGCGGGATGGGCGTGTTGTTCTTCGAGGGCGCGCGCCATGCCCTCCAGGCGCAGGGCGCGCAGTTGGTCGAGGGTGGGGTGGGTGAGCATCGTGGTTTCTCCGGTGCGGGTGGTTAATGGGGTGGGTCGAGCCGTTACGGCGTAACGGCGCTGCGGATCAGTGGTAGTAGTGCGCACCGCGCAGGTTGGCGTGCGCATCGGGCAGGGCGAGTTCGGCCTGTTGCGGCGCACTCGCCGGCAGCGGTGCGCGATCGAGCCCGGTCTTGAGCATCGAGGCGAGGTTCTTGTAGCGCATCGCCCCGAGCGCGACGGCGCGGGTGGCGGCGGCCTCCAGCCGTGTGTTGCCGTACTGGCGGGCCAGGCGCATCAGCCCCAGGCAGGCGCGGTAGCCCTGTTCGGGGTGCGGCATGCGTTCGAGCTGGAAGGCGACCACGCGCTCGGTGTGCGGCCCCACCGTGGCGCCCCAGGCGATGAGCTTGCTGGGCGACCACTGGCGGTGGGCCTGGTGCGAGGCTGGCATGTGCTCGGTGAGCGTGCTGAAGGCGCCGCGCCGGTGGCTGCGGGCATGCACCGCCACGCGGCGTCCGCCGGCGAAGCACTCGATGCTCGAGAGCGTGACGCGAAGCTCCAGCACCTGCCCGACCAGCGCGTGGGGCACGCTGTAGTAGTGGCCGTCGAACTCGACGTGATAGTCGATGTTGGGCTTGGCCTTCTTCCACTGGGCGAACTGGAACGGCGTGGCGGGCAGCGCACGCAGCGCCGGCTGGTCGAGCGTCTCGAAGGCGCTGCGACGATTGCCCGGCAGGCGCTGGAAGGGGCGTGCGTTGAGATCCTCGAGCAGCTCGGCGATGGCCACGTCGAGCTCGGCCAGCGAGAAGAAGCGCCGGTGCCGCAGCCGCGCCAGGATCCAGCGCTGCACGATCTGTACGCCCACCTCCACCTTGCTCTTGTCCTGCGGCTTATAGGGGCGTGCGGGCAGGATCGCCACGCCGTAGTGCTGGGCGAACTCGGCAGTGGTGCGCTGCAATTGCGGCGCGTATCGGTCCGGTTCGCCGACCATGGAGCGGGTGTTGTCGGGGACGATCAGCTCGGGCACGCCGCCGATGAAACGCAGCGCCCGCCCCAGCGCCCCCAGCCAGTCGGCTTGTGACTGCGTGGCCGTGGCGCAGGCGAAAGTGTAGTTCGAGGCCCCGAGCACGGCCACGAAGATCTGCGCCCGAGAAATCTCGCCGGTCTCGGCGTCGACGATCGGCACCGTGTCGCCCGCGTAGTCGATGAAGAGCTTCTCGCCGGCGCGATGCACCTGGCGCATCGAGCGTTTGAGCCCCTTGGCGAAGTCCCGATAGAGGTCGCAGAAGCGCGAATACTGGTAGGTCGGCCCGGCCGTCGCCTGGACGTACTCCTCCCACAGCAGTGCGAGCGTGACGTTCTTGCGCTTGAGGCCTTGATGGACGCCGGCGAGATCGGGCATCCGGTAGCCCACCGCCGTCCCGCGCGGACGCGGCGTCCCGCCCAGCAGTGCGCGCAGGCGCGCCTCGTCGGCCGCCGCCAGTTCGGCCCAGCTCACGCCGCTGGCCTCAGCCGCCTTCACGTACTTGGCGACGACGCCCTTGGAAATCGACAGCGCGCGCGCGATGCGCTCATGCGAGAGCGCGCAGTCGTACTTGAGCCGTAACAGCTCCTTGATGTTGTGCATGGCAATCCGCTCCGCCGGCATCCCCTCGCTCCGTGCAAAGCGCGCAAGGGTAGCCGTGACAAAGGTGGTTGCCACGCTGGCCGCACAGGCCGTTCCGATTTGATCGTGACCGACGATTCCGACAACGTGACCGGTGATTCCGACGGCGGCCCAAATCGGTCACGATCAAATCGGAATCGCCGGTCACGACCTCGGAATCACCGGTCACACCCTTCTCGGAATGGGCGGTCACGATGGGTCGGAATACGCAATGGCACCGAGTGCAGTTGGTTCATGGTCGAGCCCTCCGATGGACTTCGATGGACGCTACGGCCCGGCTGACCTCCGGGTCGCCGTAGACCACATAGCGACGGTCGACCACGATCGCGGGAATCTTGACGACGCCCAGTCCCCAGGACTCGGCGACGCCTTGGTAGGCGCGTCCGATTCGGTGTTGGAGTTCCTCGCCTCCTTCGCGGAGGCGCTGCTGTATGACGGCCGCGGCCCTCACAGGATCGGAGGGCAGCCCCGCAGCCAGCTCGGCCTCGAGGCGAGCCGGCAAATCGAGTTCGATGACGCGCGCCTCGGCGGTCGGCTGCACGGGATGATGGCTGTCGGTGACGACAAGCACATCGGCCACGGCGAGCGGGCAGAACAAAGCCATGCACAGCCACGTAATCGCCGCGGCAGTCATGGGTCGCCACGAGGCGAGGGATGGAAGTAAGCGAAGGGGTGGAGCCGGCATATTGCGCCTCCGTGGTGTCGATGCGGGTCGTAGTCGAATTCAAGGGCGTCCGCGGAGCGACAGAGAATCCGAAGCCGGGATGTCCCGGTTTTGGGGGAGCGCTGTCGAAAGAAGGGGAGCCCGAAGGCTCCCATGGGGATGAACGGCGCATGCCGAGGCTACGAAGTGAACTGGCGCTGCTACAGCAGACCGGCTTCGGCGAAGGAGAATGGGCTGCCCTTGCCGACGATGAAGTGGTCCAGCACCCGGACATCGACGGTGGCCAGGGCGCTCTTCAGCCGCTCGGTGATCGCACGATCAGCGGCCGAGGGCTCGGTGTTCCCCGAGGGGTGCTGATGCGCCAGGATCAGCGCCGAAGCGTTGAGCGCCAGCGCACGCTGGACCACCACCCTCGGATACACCGAAGTCTGGTCGACCGTGCCCTTGAACAGCGGCTCAAAGGCGAGCACCTGGTGCTGGTTGTCGAGAAACACGACGGCGAAGATTTCGTTCGGTTCCGCGACCAGTTTCAGGCGCAGGTAGTCGCGCACGGCGGCGGGACTGCCCAGCGCCGGACCGGCCTTGAACACGCGGTTCTCCAGCAGGGTGATGGCCTGCCGGATGATCCAGTCTTCGTGCTGGGCGGCGATCAGGGTGAGCGACTCCGGGCGAGAGTCGGCGATGACAAGAGACATGGCGAACCTCCAATGGAAGAGATCGGAGGGCGCCTGCCCCTGGAGGGCAAACCCTCCTGGGGACGATGGGGATGGAACGGGTGACGAGCGGGCATCCACCACCGCGGATGCGGTGGCTGTTCGCGTCAAGGGATGCGATGCGAACGGGTTTCGATCAACGCGGACGAGCCGCGCCGCAGCCTTGAAGATCGATGGCTACCTGGGCATGTGAGTCACTCCGGCCTGAAGGCCGGAGCTTCCTCGCCACGATTCAGACGGAGCCTTCGGCTCCGAGGCAGCGCTTGTCTCGCTGACCCCGGCATGAATGCCGGGGCTTGCGCTCGACCCGTGGTCACCGGCGACGCCGGCGGGCATGTCTGGGGAATGGGCGGGTTCGGCTGCGGTCGTGCTGCTGGCGGCAAGCAGGTCGATGGCCGACAGCAAGGCATCGCCTTCGACGGGGCCGTGCAGAAGGAGGGTCTTGCCGGACTCGCGGTCGCGCAGTTGCAGAGCCGGCGTGGCCGCGATGCCCTGCTGTGCTGCTTCCGCCGCCTGGGCACGGATGACCGCATCGGGGCGATCGCTGTCGAGACAACCCTGCATGGCTGGCGTGAGGTCGGGATAGCGCAGGCCCTCCGGCAGGCCCTGGCCGTCGCCACGGGTGTGCGCGTAGAGCCACGCCACGGCTTGCCAGAACGTGGCATGTCCGCCGGTCTCACCCGCGCACTCGGCCAGGCGCGCCCCGGCAGTCGCGGCCGGCTCGTGCATGGACAGCGGCAGGTGGTGCCACTGCCAGTTCACCTCGGGATGGGCGTCGATCCAGCGCTTGAGCGCGGGGAAGTAGGCCCGGCAGTACGGACACTCCAGGTCGGCGTACCCGACCACCGTGAAGCGCGCATCGGCACGGCCATACAGCCAGGGCGGGCCGGCCGGTTTCGGCGCTTCGGACCCGGCGGCGACCAGGGACATGGACTCGGTTGCCGGATGCGGCGCGCGCAGCAGCATCCACGAGGCCACCGCAATCGTCGCCACGATCAGCAGACCGATCCGGGGATGACGGCGGGCGAAGGAAGGCATGCGCATCGTGTCGCTCCCGTCAGGCCAGCGTGTCCAGCGCCAGGGGTTCGATGCCCCGCGCACGGTCGATCTTCTCGGCCACGCGGAAGGCGGCATCCAGCTCGCTGATGCCGTGCTGCTGCATCAACTGGAAGCGTTCGGCCTTCTCTTCGGGCTCGGTCATTGCCATCGCCAGGTAGAGGCTGGGCGGCACCGCGCGGAACAACACTTCCATCGACTTGGACAGGATGACGCCCTCGCTGAACTTGCCGGCCTCCTTGCGTGCCGAGAGCATCAGCGCCTTCTGCGAAGCGTTGAGTTCGCGGAAGCGCGCGATCTTCTCGACTTCATCGGGCGGCATCGACAGGCAGATCCACCACTCGATCATGTTGAGCATGGGCTCGGCCGCCTTCGGCAGGTCGTCCAGGTTCTGCGTGGCGAGCCAGAACCAGGCGCCGAGCTTGCGCCACATCTTGGTGATCTTGACCACGTAGGGCGCGAGCAGCGGGTTCTTCGTGATGATGTGACCTTCGTCCGTCACGTTGATGATCGGTCGACCCAGGAACTGGTCGCGCTCGGCGATGTTGTTGACCGTGTTGATGAGCGAGATATAGGCAATCGAGAGTTGGGCGTTGTAGCCCTCGCGCGCGAAGGTGGCCAGGTCCACGATGGTGATGTCCGCCTCGGGCCACGGCGTGCCGGCGCGGTCGAACATCTCGCCGTCCACGCCCTGACAGAACATCTCCATGGCGTCAGCCATCTCCAGCAGCCGTGCGCGCCGCATCTCCGGCAGCGTGGCATCGCGTGCGCGCTCGCGCAGTGCGTCGCGCACATCGCGGGTCAGCACCGTGCGCCTCTCCGCTGCGCAGCACTGTGCCGCATCGAGAATGCACTGGCGGATCAGGCTGCGGTCGGCGCGTGTCATGCGCGCTTCTTCCTTGTCCTCGCCGCCGGTGATCATCAGTCGTGCTGTGATCTCCAACTCGCCGAGCACGTCGCGCTGCTCATCGCCTTCCATGGCCCTGCCGGCATCGGTCCGGTCGTCGTCGAGCGCATCGGCGTCCAGCGTCTGTACCTGGCTAGGCGTATCGACCAGGCGCCAGGCGTCGGCGAACGGAGCCAGACTGACGCCCGCGCCGGGCGCGAGCTTCACCCGATGCACGGTGAGACCCAGCCGTGCGGCGAAGTCGCCGAACAGGCCGAAGCTGTTGCCCGCCTCGACGATGAACAGGCGCGGCCGATAGATCGCCGTCACCTGATTCAGGATGTTGTTGAGCGTCGCGCTCTTGCCCGAACCCGTGGGGCCGAACAGGAACAGATGCGCGTTCATCTGCCGGTCGAGGCGGTTCAACGGATCGAAGGTGATCGGCCCGCCGCCGCGGTTGAAGAACGTGATGCCCGGATGCCCCGTGCCCTGGCTGCGGCCCCAGACCGGCGCCAGGTTCGCCGCATGTTGCGCGAACATGAGCTGGGTGTACCACTGGCGCTTGTCGGCCGCCGGATCGAACACGCACGGCAGCCAGCGCAGATAGCTGTTCAGCGGCGCCACCTCGTCCTCTTCGCGCACCGGCTGCAGGCCGGCGTTGAGCATCACGTTGACGAGCTGCAGGCCGCGCGCATCGAGCTGGGCCAGGTCACGGCCGCGCAGGTAGAACGCCAGCGCGCCGCGGTAGAGCTTGTGCGCACTGCCGATCAGGCCGCGCGCCTGCTGCACGTCCTGCCGGGTCTGCTCCGAGGCCAGGGTCTCGCCGACGGCCTTCCTGGCGAGGTGGTTGAGGTGTGCCTCCAGCACGTCCTGGGGCGTGGCGACCAGCGTCAGGCACATCACCGTGTCCTCGGGCATCTGGTCGAACAGCGCGTTCATGGCGTCGCCGCCCTTGCGCGTCTCGCCCGTCAGATGGCCCGTCACGGGTGGCGTGCGCAGGCGATCCATCACGATCACCCGATGCGGCATGCCGTCGAAGAACCACAGGCCGTTCGGCACGTCCGAGCGTGGCTGGCCGAAGAACAGGCGCTGCGCGAAGTCGGTGCCGCTGGCGAGTTCGATCTCGCCCTCCTCCCGCTCTTCCGGGTAGCGGGTCAGCGCGTAGAAGCGTTCCCGGTCTTCGGCAGTGGCGCCGAGCAAGGTCGGGTTCGGGTTGAACCAGCGCAGCAGCCAGGCGTGGATGTCCGCCGCGCCGAGACGCCGGGCCTTCACGCCGGCATTCGCCAGCCCGCCGACGAGGCGGTCGCAGA
This region includes:
- a CDS encoding SDR family oxidoreductase codes for the protein MKSESPVTTSESPVTPFSEWAVTMGRNTHAITGRDEKALERARAELGGSVLAIRSDAGDIGAQCELARVLAQQWPRLDVLYANAGDVTHRPLSDWDETAWDWLMAINLKGPFFLIQSLLPLLADPASVILCGSTSAHIGLPQSSAYAASKAGLLSLARTLSAELAVRGIRVNGLSPGPTETPALGKLGLSPEQQSAMQDEIRKLVPIGRMGTPWELAKAAVFLASDESRFVVGTELLVDGGVASL
- the istA gene encoding IS21 family transposase translates to MPAERIAMHNIKELLRLKYDCALSHERIARALSISKGVVAKYVKAAEASGVSWAELAAADEARLRALLGGTPRPRGTAVGYRMPDLAGVHQGLKRKNVTLALLWEEYVQATAGPTYQYSRFCDLYRDFAKGLKRSMRQVHRAGEKLFIDYAGDTVPIVDAETGEISRAQIFVAVLGASNYTFACATATQSQADWLGALGRALRFIGGVPELIVPDNTRSMVGEPDRYAPQLQRTTAEFAQHYGVAILPARPYKPQDKSKVEVGVQIVQRWILARLRHRRFFSLAELDVAIAELLEDLNARPFQRLPGNRRSAFETLDQPALRALPATPFQFAQWKKAKPNIDYHVEFDGHYYSVPHALVGQVLELRVTLSSIECFAGGRRVAVHARSHRRGAFSTLTEHMPASHQAHRQWSPSKLIAWGATVGPHTERVVAFQLERMPHPEQGYRACLGLMRLARQYGNTRLEAAATRAVALGAMRYKNLASMLKTGLDRAPLPASAPQQAELALPDAHANLRGAHYYH
- the mobH gene encoding MobH family relaxase yields the protein MLSLFQRKRPPVAAAPTPPPVTAIPKGLLRPESAASLLATPRRQKLLEHIWQRTSLSRRQFATLYRTPLERYAELVQAFPASEAHHHAYPGGMLDHGLEIVAYSLKLRQSHLLPIGASPEDQAAQAEAWTAAVAYAALLHDIGKIAVDLHVELADGSTWHPWHGPLHQAYRFRYRDDREYRLHSAATGLLYRQLLDRHVLDWLSDYPALWAPLLYVLAGQYEHAGVLGELVVQADRASVAQELGGDPARAMAAPKHALQRKLLDGLRYLLKEELKLNQPEASDGWLTEEALWLVSKTVSDKLRAHLLAQGIDGIPANNTAVFNVLQDHGMLQPTPDDKAVWRATVTSSNGWSHSFTLLRLAPALIWEAGKRPSPFAGTVAIDTTPAENEAGAPAIPPSAVAKSAPSGAEISPWEDSSIAPTSPPVAQPVPDVMEDMLATVGMSDTSGTRQEATAAAGAAHPVRTEPSSKAAHPSGEHFMAWLKQGVTSRRLIINDAKALVHTVSDTAYLVSPGVFQRYAQEYPGVGTLAKQDNQQDWQWVQKRFERLQLHRKHPNGLNIWTCDVTGPRKSRRLHGYLLEDASQLLAEIPPNNPYLSIKSE
- the istB gene encoding IS21-like element helper ATPase IstB — translated: MLTHPTLDQLRALRLEGMARALEEQHAHPAIEALTFDERLAQLIDRELLLRDSKRIERLLKAARIKVGGACLEDVDYRAGRGLERSQFAALGTCHWIRQAQNCLITGPTGSGKTWLACALANAACRQGLSAYYVRLPRLFEELRLAHADGSFSRRLMQLARLDLIVIDDWGLAAPSAAERSDLLELLDDRVGSRSTVITSQLPIEHWHAYLGDPTFADAILDRIVHAAHKLALKGESMRKKATA
- a CDS encoding CerR family C-terminal domain-containing protein encodes the protein MNYIFIGTAGGCMPNHAETTSGHEARSARTRSQLIEATIDVVAAVGYEGATTRALSQAAKTKLSAIPYHFGSKKELYLAAADMIAEYAADRFGEAAALLDDTSDVELSVRFEHALIQLLHTMLEDAEPHAWTAFVARCAYDNDDAFALIHERAITPLQERLVHAASQFSGRSSNDEGLRLRVIAILTAIFSFRFLRGVMLRGMDWKSMRNQATKQITDMIHDLCRSGFLAVWPAGDGTDRKTGPA
- a CDS encoding helix-turn-helix domain-containing protein, with the protein product MARALKTVRKARGLSQEAFSDVSSRTYMSTLERDLKSPTISKLDELCEVMEVHPLTLLTLAYAGDSTRKTDQLLAQVRQELEAVLKERDTP
- a CDS encoding DUF3363 domain-containing protein, which gives rise to MQLGTWAVHADAEKTLRALGERGDILRATQRAMRGEPRELGAPARLVAQDGGARSHQCVVALSQQGDEWVQRHKG